ACTATACAACACTACGGATTACTATACCAGCAGAAGCACCACAGACAGGGCAGAGTACAGGGGCTATGCTGTGCTTATGGAGTCCAACGCATTCCGGTTCAACACAACATATCTGAATACAACAGCTTTTTTTGATGAGCACGCTGGTCGTGTCCCAGTGATCTTGAATTGGGCAGTGGGTAACGAGACGTGTGATGTAGCGAGGAAGAAAAATGATTCATATTGCCTCAGCGCTCACAGCAGGTGCGTTAATTCCAGAAGTGGCTCAGGTTACCTCTGCAACTGCAACGTAGGATACCAGGGAAATCCTTACCTTCGTGATGGATGCCAAGGTCGGTATTGCAAACCTTTTGATTGGTGCCTGTAAATACAATAAAGAATCCCTCAAAGAGTATAACAAAACATTTATCTCATTCAATCCTTGCAGAACATAACTCAACTCGCTAAGTATCATACTCTGTATGCAGATATTGATGAGTGTACTGCCAGCAAACCATGCGCCGGCTGCATCAACACTCGTGGAAGTTACATTTGTCCACCTTCAAGATCCTTGAACGTTGTGGCACTAGCTGTGGGTAAAACACACTCTTTTATCTATAGACATGTTTGCACTTTATTAAAAATTTGTAATGATAGTAGCTAACTGAAAACTGCACAGGTTCAAGTATCGGAGTTGTAATTGTGGTCATAGCCATCACCTGCACGTACTTGTTCCGTGAAAGGAAGAAGTTGGCCAACATCAAGCAGAAGTATTTCCAACAGCATGGCGGGATGCTTCTGCTGCAGGAGATAAGGTTAAAGCAAGGAATTGCCTTCTCCATCTTCACCGAAGCAGAGCTCATTGAGGCAACGGACACGTTTGACAACAAGAACATCCTTGGACGTGGTGGCCATGGAACCGTCTACAAGGGCACGCTCAAGGATGGTAGTCTGATCGCAGTCAAACGGTGTATATCGATGACCAGTGAGCAGCAGAAGGAGGAGTTCGGCAAAGAGATGCTCATCCTTTCCCAGATTAACCACAAGAACATTGTGAAGCTACTGGGCTCCTGCCTTGAAGTAGAGGTTCCAATGCTGGTCTATGAGTTCATCCCGAACGGCACACTGTTTCAGTTCATCCATGGTGGCAATGGCTGCCACAACATCTCATTCTCAACTCGGTTACGCATTGCCCTCGAGTCTGCTGTGGCCTTAGCTTACCTGCATTCATGGGCTTCGCCTCCAATCCTTCACGGCGATGTCAAATCCTCCAATATACTCCTCGATGAGAACTATGCAGCTAAGGTATCAGACTTTGGGGCCTCGATACTGGCACCAAGTGATGAATCTCAGTTTGTCACACTTGTGCAAGGGACTTGTGGGTACCTAGACCCTGAGTATATGCAGACGTCCCAGCTGACAGATAAGAGTGATGTCTACAGTTTCGGCGTCGTTCTCTTGGAGCTTCTCACTGGCAAGAAGGCGTTCAACCTTGGAGGGCCTGAAAACGAGAGGAGCCTTTCACAACGCTTCTTATGCACCGTGAAGGAGGGCAGACTCATGGACATCATTGACAACCGAATCATGAACGAGAACGATATGGGATTGCTGGAGGAGGTCGCAGAGCTCGCGAGGCAGTGCCTGGAGATGGTTGGCGAGAGGCGACCGGCAATGAGAGACGTTGCCGAGAAGCTGGACAGGCTGAGCAAGGTTATGCAGCACCCTTGGGTGCCTGCGCAACATAACCCCGAAGAGATGGAGAGCCTGCTTGGGGAGTCGCCTGTGGCCAGCTTGGAGATGATCAGCTCTGGGAATTTCAGCATGGAGAAGAGGA
Above is a genomic segment from Setaria viridis chromosome 4, Setaria_viridis_v4.0, whole genome shotgun sequence containing:
- the LOC117854076 gene encoding putative wall-associated receptor kinase-like 16 encodes the protein MYYYKIPTDTVPMPLLLLFSLTVALQFQAKTMALPGSSCPTRCGDVDIVYPFGIGAGCAMEGFELNCSKTEDGHSILTFLGVIPVRNILLLEGQVRIMKHISTLSYNRMSKKIDHDIWGRDLSKTPFTYSASSNTFTVIGVNTLAYMTDNVHVIIGCVSRCWPSSNITAQQGICHGAGCCQVAFKADMSYDGVYFNELYNTTDYYTSRSTTDRAEYRGYAVLMESNAFRFNTTYLNTTAFFDEHAGRVPVILNWAVGNETCDVARKKNDSYCLSAHSRCVNSRSGSGYLCNCNVGYQGNPYLRDGCQDIDECTASKPCAGCINTRGSYICPPSRSLNVVALAVGSSIGVVIVVIAITCTYLFRERKKLANIKQKYFQQHGGMLLLQEIRLKQGIAFSIFTEAELIEATDTFDNKNILGRGGHGTVYKGTLKDGSLIAVKRCISMTSEQQKEEFGKEMLILSQINHKNIVKLLGSCLEVEVPMLVYEFIPNGTLFQFIHGGNGCHNISFSTRLRIALESAVALAYLHSWASPPILHGDVKSSNILLDENYAAKVSDFGASILAPSDESQFVTLVQGTCGYLDPEYMQTSQLTDKSDVYSFGVVLLELLTGKKAFNLGGPENERSLSQRFLCTVKEGRLMDIIDNRIMNENDMGLLEEVAELARQCLEMVGERRPAMRDVAEKLDRLSKVMQHPWVPAQHNPEEMESLLGESPVASLEMISSGNFSMEKRIVQGMMESGR